The DNA segment CAACTCGGTGAAGGATGCCCCCCGCGGGCCCCCCGTGCACTACTCTCAGAACCGAAGTTGATACGCCTCGGCGGTCCGACGTGCCGTGCAAGCAGTACGTGCTCTCGTATAGAGCAGGATTCACGAGTGGTTCGACTGGTGGTTTCGACAGTCGAAACTCCGTGAGTAACAAGGAGTCAGAAATGACGACAGGCACTGTCAAGTGGTTCAACGCCGAGAAGGGCTTCGGCTTCATCACCCCCGATGACGGAAGCGCCGACGTGTTCGCGCACTTCTCGGCCATCCAGTCGAGCGGCTACCGCTCGCTCGACGAGAACCAGAAGGTCGAGTTCGACGTCGCCCAGGGCCCCAAGGGTCTGCAGGCCGAGAACATCCGCCCGCTCTAAGCGTCATCGCCTGAGCGCGCTCGCCGCGGGGTGACCCGCGCGAGACCACGAGAGCCGCCCCTCAATGGAGTGGGGCGGCTCTCGTCATTCCTGCGCCGTGCCGCCCGCGCGCTCGCGCCGCCCCTCTCACACCGAAACCGACACCTCACACGCTCACAATCGTGTGAACTGTCGCAAAGGGTGAGACGAGCTGGCAGCCGGCTACTCGCCGGTCACGAAGTCGATGAGCTCCTCCACCCGCCCGAGCAGCGCGGGGTCGAGGTCGGCGTAGCCGCGCACCGCGCCGCGCACGCGCCGCCAGGCCGCCGCAAGGTCGGCGGCAGTCGCGTGCGGCCAGCCGAGGGCGCGGCAGGTGCCGGTCTTCCAATCCTGACCGCGCGGCACCTCCGGCCAGGCCCCGATGCCGAGAGCCTCCGGCCGCACCGCCTGCCAGATGTCGATGAACGGATGACCGATCACGAGCACGTGCCGCGCATCGACCCGCGCGAGCGCCTGCTCGGCCAGCCGCGACTCTTTCGAACCCGGCACCCAGTGGTCGAGCAGCACCCCGACCCGGCGCCCTTCCGTGGGCGCGAAGTCGGCGAGCAGCTCGGCGAGGTGGTCGGCGCCGTCGAGCTGCTCGACGACCACCCCCTCGACCCGCAGGTCGTCGCCCCAGACCTGCTCGACGAGCTCGGCGTCGTGCCGCCCCTCGACCCAGATGCGGCTGGCCCGCGCGACGCGGGC comes from the Microcella frigidaquae genome and includes:
- a CDS encoding cold-shock protein, with the protein product MTTGTVKWFNAEKGFGFITPDDGSADVFAHFSAIQSSGYRSLDENQKVEFDVAQGPKGLQAENIRPL
- a CDS encoding DUF3097 family protein, with translation MRDYGDDVLRGDWRSVGRRVVPEVPAEPGVVVELPHDGGPSAGWVGAVVLVDAGNVHLEDRYGRVRAFPLGAGFLVDGEPVRLVAPTPARAASGAAPAARARTASGSFAVEGARARVARASRIWVEGRHDAELVEQVWGDDLRVEGVVVEQLDGADHLAELLADFAPTEGRRVGVLLDHWVPGSKESRLAEQALARVDARHVLVIGHPFIDIWQAVRPEALGIGAWPEVPRGQDWKTGTCRALGWPHATAADLAAAWRRVRGAVRGYADLDPALLGRVEELIDFVTGE